The region TCCAGCTAAGTTGTCCTACAACAGTGCTAGATACTCCATTTGTAAGCCAATTATAGCGGTTGGAAGAAAGGGTAGTTGCTGTTTTGGCATTATCATTAATTCCAAGATATTTACTGGATAAAGAAACATTGTTTTCGTAAATAGTCGCTCCATAAATTGAATTGAAGTTCCAACTAGATGTTCCTAAACTTCCGGAATTTCCTGACTGGTAAGGGATCAATCCATTTACAGTAGTTCTAATCCAATCTGAGGTGTCTCCATCAGAAGCCCTCGCCATTCCATAATAACCATTTTCATTCTTTGATTTCATGAAAGAACTGGAATCTAAACCACCTAAAGTATTAGCATTTCCAGTAATATTAATCCCCCATGTCCCCGACGCCCCAGAACCTGTTGTAGAAGGCTTGGAATCTAATTGTGTCTGAATTGAACTTGTAGCATCATTATTAGCTTGTTGACTTGGAGTCTGAAATCTTCTAGATCCGGTTTCAGTAATCTGATCGGCATTGTAATCACCGGCCTGAGCTGTAACAGCACCATTTCTTCCAAAGACTTTTGTTACTTCACTGGTTGGAGTAAGCAATTCCTGCCAGTCATTTAAGGAAGCAGAGTTGGAACCTTTTAAAATGAAAGATTTACTCAAATCGGTTCTTACGGCAATATCTCCTGTTTCAGCAGTCAGCGCCAGCATCGCTGCTTCTGAAGCAATGACAAAAGTATCATTTACGGTAATAGCCGGAAGTTGAGAAGAAATTAATTTTCCGTCGGCTCCTAAACCGGCATAACCGTTAGCAATATTTTTATTAGAAGCATTTTCGGCAGTATAACCTAAAGCAGATTGTTTTGAATTCCATGAAGCTTTTTCAGCATCTGATACAAATCTGTTACCGGAATCCTGAGTAATGATACTAGCAGGATGATTTGCAGGATGTACATAATTAGATAATGTTCCCAAACGTGTAATTTCAGTATCAGAAAGTAAACTTTTACCTGAAACTTTATCCACTTTATTATTTTGTAAAATCTTTCCCATTTCGGCAGTTAAGGCTTTTGTCGTGCCGCCGGTAGTTAAGTCATTTACTAAGATTGTGCTTAAGGAATTGCGTAACATTTCGAGTGCATCACCTAATTTCTGAAGGGTATTTAAATCAGCATTATCAGAAGTGAGTAGTTCATTTGCATCATCAATTAAATCTTTTAACACTTTTCCTTGTCTAGCATCCAGCATTTTGCCTGGATGAATGTAATCAAGTGCGTTATAATTGCTTGCCTGAATATTACTGATGTCGTTAGAAACCGTATTCAAAGAAGTGCGTACGGTTTCGATGGCATCGCCTAATTTCTGAAGTGTATTTAAATCGACATTGTCTGAAGCCAGTACTTCGTTCGCATCGTCGATTAAGTCTTTTAAAACTTTCCCTTGCCTTGCGTCCAATGCCTTTCCTGCAACAATGTAATCGAGTGCGTTATAACTTTCGATTTTAATGCTGTTTATATCGCTAAATTCTAATTCACCATTACTATTCGTTGTTAGAATTTTGTTTTGTTCATTTTTTTCTAAGTCGGCGACTTTTATTCTGTTATGATTGGTACTCATTTTTTTATTTTGTTTTGATAACTAAAACGGGTTGATTTTTTTTAATAAGAAAGAATTATACATGCAAATCCAAATTCCACACTTCGTTGATGATCAATCTTTAAAAAAGATTTTTCTGTGGAATTTGGATTAAATACTTGTATAGTTTTTAAAAGAACTATTTTGTGTTTATTAGATTAAAGTTCCTTTATAGAACATATTTAATGGGATTTATAGTTATGAGTTAAAATTCCATTAGAGGAAAAAGGAGAGATATGCATTTAAAAGAATAAATGAATCTTAAGTAGACCGTTAGAAAATAGAAGAGTAATCTACGGCAAAATAATACTTGGCAATAATTATCGTATATTTTATTAAGGTTGGATTTCAAAGAAATAATAAATGCTATATGATGATTTTATTTTAATTGTAAACACGGATTTCTATGGTTGTGCCATAGATTACACCATCAGTATACGCCGATGTATCCGATTTTACGGTAGTGATTGTGCATTCGTTTTCACTTGTTCTGGCACCATTTGTTACGATGCCGCCAAATGAACCTGTTATGGAAACGGTTGTTTTATTTGCAGTAAATACTCCTGATAAAGTAGCTATATATAACCCTGTAGAATTTCTTGACCAAACTGGTAAACCGCCCAAAGTGTTTTCCAGTACAATTGCAACTGGTCCATTTGTGCCGGATTGACTTAATAAAGCAGTATACGCTTTATATGGTCTGGCAATATTTTGAACAAAAGCAGTGGTAGCAATCTGAGTAGTATTTGTCCCGATTGGTGCAGTTGGTGCAGTTGGAATCCCTGTTAGAGTTGCTCCTCCGGTAAATGTGTTTGCTATAATATCTCCTGTTTTGTTAACAGTATAAGTGTCTACTCCATTGTTTTGACCTCGGTAAAGCATAGCATAAGATCCGGTAACTCCATTTATGGTAATCCCTGCACCTGCTGTAAATAAAGATTTTAAGTTTATTAATATACCGTTAATTCCTTCTGTTTCTATTTTATATCCGGTAGCTCCTACGGAAACAGTGGTTGAAACTGCTGTACCTCCAGTTGCATTAAAGATAGCTCCGATGCTAAATGTATTCCCTCCGGAATTTGTTTGTATACCATTAATTAAGGATGGATTTGGACCATTATCAAACGAAAGAATTCCTCTTTTTGTTTGATTACCACTTAATAAAACGTAATTGTTTGAAGCTACTGAAGCTGCGTTTGTAACAAAGGCAGTTGTTGCCAATTGTGAAGTATTTGTTCCGTTAGCTGCCGTTGGAGCAGTAGGTATTCCGATAAATGTTGGTGATACCAAATCTGCTTTAGAATTCCAAGAGCTTTTCTCTGTATCAGATACAAATCTGTTACCGGTATCCTGAGTAATGATACTGGCTGGATGATTTGCCGGATGTACGTAATTGGAGAGTGTTGCTAAACGGGTAATTTCAGTATCAGAAAGTAAACTTTTGCCTGTAATTTTATCCACTTTAGTATTTTGTAAAAGCTTTCCCATTTCTGCTGTTAAAGCTTTCGTGGTACCACCCGAGCTTAAATCATTTACTAATATTGTGTTTAAAGAATTATGTACCAGTTCAATCGCATCACCTAATTTCTGAAGTGTGTTTAAATCCACATTGTCAGAAGTGAGTAATTCGTTTGCATCGTCGATTAAGTCTTTTAAAACTTTCCCTTGTCTGGCATCCAGAGCTTTTCCAGGAATTATATAATCAAGTGCATTGTAACTTTCTGTTTTGATATTGCTTATATCACTAAATTCTAATTCACCATTAGTATTGGTTGTTAGAATTTTGTTTTGTTCATTTTTTTCTAAGTCGGCGACTTTTATTCTGTTATGATTGGTACTCATTTTTTTATTTTGTTTTGATAATTACAAACGGGTTGAAATTTTTTAATAAGAAAGAATTATACACGTAAATCCAAATTCCACACTTTTTGATTATCAATCTTTAAAAGATTTTTCTGTGGAATTTGGATTAAATACGTTTTATGTTTTTAGAGAAAAGAACTATTGTTATTGAGCAGATTGATTTTCCGTTCTAGTAATCCGTGTCTATTGCTTGTTTGTAATTATGAGTTAAAATTCCATTTGCAAAAAAGGTGTGAAATGGATTTAAAGTCATTGGATAAATATTTCGTTTTTCCAAATTAACTGTTACAGCAGTAACTGGGATAATTTCCTGATTGATCGTGTATAAATTATCTCCAAGCTGAATATCTCCCAAAGGAATAAATCTCCAGAAACCATCACGCTGAACTAATTGCAAGTGAGTAGGAGTGGCCTCAAACAAACCATCATTTACGATAATTGTTTCGTAGGCAATTTTGTGAGTCAGTTTGGTTATTGGAGAAACAATTCTGTTTTCTGATAAGTCAGTGGAAGACCATTTATACAATTCTTCCGTGTTATTGGTATCCTGAAGAGTTTCAATTTCAACAGAAAGCAAAAGCTGGTCAAGAGTAAGTTCCTCAATTGGCTTTGTTGTGCCATCAGGTAATGTGATCAGAGTACCTTCAACAAGACATCCGCTTCCGCCACCTCCGCCTCCGGTAGGAGGAGTATACGTAACTTCACATTTTCCTGCGTTATTGGCATAAGTCTGTACATTTGCAGCCAGCCAGGCATCTGCCTGTGCGTTAGCATCAGCAAGACTTACGGTAGAGAAAAACTGATTTGGATAGGAAGTTAGTGTTACAGTACTTCCAGTATATCCACTTCCACAGTTGTTTCTTTTGGCACTTAATTTTTTTTCTACACTATAATATCTTGTACTGGGAGCACAAGTAACGGTATCTAAAACCGGTGCAATATAATCGGGATCTGTAACTACATTTGGTTTTGTTGGTTGTCCTGTCGGAGTTCCGTCATCCACATAATATAATTCGAGTGCTGCAAAAGATTTATATCCTGTATTTCCCATAGTTTTATTTTTTAATATTTAATTACGATTTGTCCTGTAGACGAATCTTTGATGTAGGTGATGTAGCCGAGATTAGTAACAGCTTCAATATTTTTAGCCAGATTTTTACCCTGAATTGGTACTTTTTTAGAGAAGTTCTTTTGATCAACCAGAGTTCCGCCAACGTTAATAATGTCGTAGCCTGATTTTTCCATTGTACCACCAAGATAGGTTACGATTTCAACATCGATATTTCCTGTTCCAACAGCATCATACCATGACCCTGCCATTCTTACCTGTACGGTATTAAGATTTGGATAATCGCTGGTAATTTTACTGAAATTGACGAGACAGGCTTCCACACCGTTTGCTTTTTGGTTATCACCTGCCCACATAATGTAGGAATTGGCAGCTATAGCATTTGCAGGAATCTCGTTATCAAATCCGTGTCCCCATCCCATCCATTTGTTGTCCAGAGAAGTTCCGGAGTTTATGATTCCGGTATAAGTGTCAAAATCCTGACCTGCTCCTAATGCCCATTTGTATCTAATAACCATATAGTTAAAAGGAGACAGCGTTACAGTGGGTTCAACCACACAAGAAGGATTTACGCCTCTCCAGGCTGTGATTCTGCAGGAACCTGCATTATTTGCATAAGCCTGAACATTTGCTGCCAACCATGCATCTGCTTTTGCATTTGCATCTTCGACACTAACGGTCGATACAAATTTATTGGCATTTGCAGTAAGCGTGACGGAAGTACCCATGACTCCGGCAGCGCAATCATTTTTTGCCGCAGTCATCGACCTGGCTATATTGTAATATTCCATACTTTGTTTATAATTAATTGATGATTTGTCTTAGCTTATACCGATTAATTATTTTGATCGAATTGCTAAGTTTGTTGAGGTAAAAGCCTATTTACATTTTGTAAATAATCTGCGATTTTACCCTTTTTAAGTACTTTTTTTAATATTTTCTATTTGTAAAACAGAATGTTATCAATAGAAAAACTAATCTGTTTTTGCTAAAACCAATTGAAAAGGAAGATCAAATATTTGGTTATGTTTTAGGAAAAAATTTGAAAAAAGTGAGAAGAAGTATTTATCAGAGCAAATGACAGCAGTGTTGTCATTTTAAAGTTTGCCCGAGTTACAATCGTTTTTTAAAACGCGATTAGAAGTTAATAGGAACCACGTCAGAAAGGCTGATCAATTTGTGGTTCCTAATTAACTGTTTTAAAATTATTCTTTAGGAAATTATTCCTGTTCCTGCTTTACAATTTCGCCGGTTTCAATGTTTACACGAATATCTCCATATTCTTCTTTGATCACTTTTTCCAATTCATTGAAGTTTTGCTGCTGAACAGCAATCTGACTTAAGATATCTGCTTTTTGAAATTCGTATTGAATAGACAATTCTCCCAATGATAATCTTGCCTTATCCATAAAGGCATTAAAATCCTGTAATTTCTTTAATTGTTCTGCGTTGATTGTTTTTGTTTCTTCTTTATTGATTGTTACGTTTTCCATTTTTTATTTGTTTTATTTTTTAAAAGTTTTATCTTATAGTATGATGTAGAATTCGACAAATTTATATGCCGCCATCACTGATTATCCAGTTATTAGGTGCTCCTGTTAATATTGCTTTTCCTGTATCTGATGCTGAAGTTCGTTTGTTTAAACCGAATGTTATTGTAATACCAGGTTGGACGGGTCTTGAACTCCATCCATTATAAAGGGCATCCAGATTTAGTGTAGAAAGAGAAGATCTTCTGTTAGCCATAAATCCTTGAAAATCTAATACTTTGCTAATGTTCCACATGCTAATGTCTTGATTAAAGCTGCCGTATCCAAACATATTGCTCATATTTGTAACGTTTGACGTATTCCAATTGTATAAAGATTGATTAAAACTACTTGCGTTTGAGAAAGTGTAGGACATATCCTTTACTAAAGATGTATTCCAGTTATTTAAAGGTTGATTGAAGTAAGTATTTGCATTAAAAAGAGCTCTCATGTTTGTAACTGATGATGTATTCCAATTGCCAATAGGCTGATTAAATACATATGTAGATTGAAACATGTAAGATATGTCAGTACAATTTGTTGTGTTCCAATTGTTAATGTCAGGACTTCCTCCATTATTAAAAGCTAATGCAGATCCAAACATTTCTTGAAAACTTTTAACGTTACCTACGTCCCAAGAACCTAAATTTTGGTTAAAAGTTGAAGCCCAATAGAACATGCCAGCCATATTTGTTACAGCAGATGTATTCCAATTGTTTAAAGGTTGATTGAAAGCTTTTGCTGAAGCAAACATGTATCCCATATTTGTTACAGTAGATGTATTCCAGTTATTTAAAGGCTGATTGAATGTAATAGCTGATTCAAACATGTTAGCCAAATTTACTGATCCATTTAGATTTAGAACCCATCCATTTATATTAGAACTTCCCCCATTATTAAAAGCATTAGCAGATTTAAACATCGAAAAAAAGTTTGTCACTTTACTAACATTCCAAATTCCTATATTCTGGTTAAAATTTATGCATTCAGAAAACATAGCAGACATATCCTTAACTGATGATGTATCCCAATTATTTAAGGGTTGATTAAATGCTTTATCTAAATAAAACATAGCGCTCATATTCTCAACAGCAGATGTATTCCAGTTGTTTAAAGGCTGATTAAATAAAGATGCACCTCGAAACATGTAAGTCATATTAACAGGATTGCTTGTGTTTAACACCCAATTATTTATATCAGAGCTTTCGCCATTGTTGAATACTATTGCATTTTGAAACATACCTGCAAATGAAATTACTTTGGTAACATCCCAAGCTCCTAAATTTTGATTGAATGTCAATGCGCCATAAAATGTATATGCAAAATTTGTTACATTAGAAACATTCCAAAGACTAATGTTTTGATTGAACAATGCAGCCGAAGTAAACATGTTATTCATATCCGAAACAGCTGAAGTGTTCCAAGAACCAATATTTTGATTGAATGCTGAAGCACCACTCAACATACTATTCATAAACACTACTGAAGAAGTGTTCCATTCATCCATTTTATTAACGGTAGAAAGAGATGTGCACGAAGAAAAGCAATAAGCTAATGAAGTGGTCTCTGCTAAATTTAATACGTCAGATACGTCAGATAAATCTAAATTAGTGCACCCAGCAAAATACCAACCTTCGTCAGTCCCAAGTTTTAATTCTCCCCAAGAACTTATAGATAAAATTTTTAATCGATCTCCCCAAGTTCCAAACCTCCATCCCTTACATGTTCCCGTAATTTTGATTGTGTAATTGCCTGAAGAAGTATAAGTATGTAAGGTTTGAGCTTGATTGTATGATGTAATGTAATTTGAGGTACCATCACCCCAATCTACAGTAAAAGCATAAGTACCTGTGTTAATTAAAGGTAGTTTTACTTGTAAAGCATTACTAGAACCTGAAGAAACATTATCAGTTTTCCAGGTAGAAACAAATGGAAGAGCAGGGGTAGTTTTGCTTAGCCCATATTCATAAAATAATAATGGATTCATAATTATACGTTTGAAATTCTTAAATAATCTGTAGTGCCAATACTTGAAATTGTCGCTGTACTTCCAGCAGCTCCGTTTAGTGTGGCAGTAGCATTAACTTGTACTAGTGTTCTTCCTGATGCTTGTACAAATGTTATCGCACCTGTCCCATGTTTTAAGTATGATGCATTAAAGTCTGTACCACCATTGACAATAATGTTTATTGCACTTGTTCCATTACTAATAATTACGTTTTTACCAAGTTGTTTTTTACTATTTGCATCAAGTGTATCAGTTGTAATACTTACAGCTGTGGTAATGGTAATTTGCATAGGTTCTACAGCGGCAGTAGATCCATCAGCCATAAGATACTGTAAATTTGTACCGCCAATTTTAATAAATGAATTAGCCGTTGTATCGCCTGTATCTCTTACTGAAAATTTAGTATCCGAACGATTTGTTGCTTGAAATATTCTTATAGCATAAGCATTTGGTAAAGACGAAGCTCTTGTATTAATCGTTATACCCTCGGCACCTGAATTTGAAGTCCCTAATTCAACTAAAAAACTACTACTTCCCGCCGATCCCTTGTTTTCAAAAACAACTCCAGTATTAGCAGCACTATTATTAACCGTATATAAACTCAATCCATTGGGCCCAGAGGTATTATAACTCATTGAAATCCCCGCTGCATCAACAGTAGTTGGATTTTGGAAAAGTTTCAGGCCTCGAATTTGCTCTAAGCCAGTTTTATGTACTGCTGTAGGTGTAGTGGGTAAATCTGCAGTACCGCCTAAATCCCCTGCTAATTTTATTTTTCCTTTTATTGTTGTAGTTGCATCAGGAGTTTGGTCAGCATTCGCTAATACAAAAGCAGTAGTCGCAATTTGCGTTGTATTTGTGCCAGCTGCAGCAGTAGGAGCAGTTGGTATTCCTGTTAATGGTGGAGAAGCCAGACTTGCTTTTAAATCCAAAGCCGTTTGCGTAGCCGTTGAAACAGGTTTATTCAAATCACTTGTATTATCAACATTAGTCAGTCCGACAGCTGTTTTGTCAAGTGTCTGCCATGATTTATCGCCTCTGTAATATTGCGCCTCTGTTCCTGGTACAATAGTATTTTCTTTACCAGATAAATCTACAGTACCACCAATCTTCTTCTCAACCCCATCACTACCCATTACATACAAATCTGTAGTGCCGGCTGTTTTGGCATATAATTTTGCATGACCTGCTGTTGGAGTTGTAGAAGTAGAAGCTGCTAATGTTAAAAAACCATCTGTAATATCTGCTTTTTCATTCAATGTTGTAAAAGAAGTTCCGGATAAGTTTCCATCGTGTGTGATAAATGCATTTTCATTTTCTCCTTTTTGAATACTGATAGCTTTTCTGTTAACATTTGGACTGTTTGTGTAGAAAGTAGATGTAGTAGCGTTAGAAGTAGAGTTCTGAATTAATTTTAAACAGTTAGCACTATTGTTTTTTTCAATGGTTAAAACATCTTCTACAGAATCATCGTGTGTTAATTTTAAAGCTCCATCTCTTTCTTCATTTCCTTCAATATGAATTACTTTATTGTCTTCTGCATATGTTGTAGGATCAAGAAAACCGTCTCCTTTTACAAATTCTGTACGCTGACCACGAGCAGAAACAAATTTTTCAGCACTTACAATTCCCTCTGAATCAATTTTAGCTTTTACAACATTATCTTTTGTTACTTTCAAAGGATCGCCCGTAGCTGTCGCAGTTGAGTTTAATTCTACACCCGTTCCGGCACCGGAATTGGATAATTTAATTCCTGTTCCTGTTGCTGTATTTTGAACAGAAACACCGCTTCCGGCTCCGCTTACCGTTACATCCAGTACTTTTGCACCGGCATCGGCTCCGCTGTTGGTTAAAACAATTCCGCTGGTTGGGGTTGGGGTTGTGTTGTTAAAAGTTAAAATACCATTTTTGGTTTCATTTCCTGAGGTATGTAAAAAATTTGTAAAGTCAATTTGCTGACCTCCAGATCCTCCACCCGTATTTGGACTTAAATTTTTATACCAGTAGGCTACTTCAATATTTCTTTTGTCAATATCTGACGAAAAAGTGATTACCGCATTATCGTAATTAATGATATAATCTCCTTCGTTTCCTTCGCCTTCTCTTTCAAACAATAATTGCCCGTTTTTAAATGCTTTCACACTATATCTTACCGGAGGATATTTTAATGGAAGTGAGTTGCCAATAAAATTATCAAATTGCTCTTTATAAGGCACGTAGTTATTTCCAGTAATGATACCAATATTTTTTAAACCCGTATACAAAAGGGCAGGAGTTACATAATGTTGGTTATCCGATCCTACTTCAACCATTTGAAAATCGGCCTTGTCTTCGTCCTTATGGATGAAACTGTTAAAAACCTCCTGGAAGTCCCCCTGTGACGGAATGTCGCCGTTCTCGAATTTGTAGCCAATGTTAGTTCTGTCTGTTGCCATGTTATTTGAAATTTATTTTCTTTCTGTAAATGTTATTTTTGATTAGCTTGATTTTGAATCCCAATGAAAATTATTCATTGGGATTCCTTTAAAATTAAAGTGTTAGAATTTTTTCTTCGCTACTGTACATACCTGAAGCATTTTCGGCTAGTACTTTGAAATGATGGTAGATTCTGTCGCCATCACCATTTTTAATAGTTAATTCGTCGGTGGCCAGTTTGGTTTCCAGTAAAGCCAGTGTTACGATATTTTCATTAGAAACTTTTTCCTGTATCTTATCCCAGTTTCCTTGATTGTTCATTTTATACAAATGATATTTACCGTTATGAACTGTTTTCTCCCAACTGAAAACAATTGGTTTTAAGACAGCTTCATCTTCTTCTGACTGATCGCCTGAAGCAGTTAATACTGGAGATTCCGGTGAAACATTATCGGCAATTACTGTAGCTGTAATTTTTGAGGGTTGAGATGGCGTATAATCAATGTTGATAATCGGATTTTCATCTGTCGATTCAGCATCAGCATATTCAATTTCTCTTGAAACGGTAACTCTGTAGAAAAGTCCGTCTCCAAAAGGAACACTTTCCAAATCTTCAAATTCATCATAAACAGTCCACACACTATTAAAATCAGTAGATAAGGTATCTTCAGTAATCAAAATTTCTTTGACAGGAGTCATCGTTCTGATTGATTGTGCATCAAGCATATTGTTGGCACGATAGATATTTATTTTTCTGATATTGTATTCCGGTTTGTAAGCATTTAATTCTATCTGAACAGAAGGTTTGATTCCTAAAACCTGATTTTCCAGCACCGGCATAATTCGCTTGATTTCCGGCGTTTGTGTCGGATTCGAAGGCACTAACTTAACAGGTCCCCAGAAAGTACTAAATTCACTAAAATTCAATTTAATATCCATTTCACGAACACCGTAGAAATAGATACTTTGTGAGTTTCCATCCAGGTTGAAATCGGTAAATTGTGTTTTGAAAAGGACAGGATCTGTGATTTTCATCATTGGTGCAATGTCCAGTTCAGGATTAGGATATTTTAAAATGTTTCCGTTCTTATCTTTAATTGTTTGTTTTTTATTAACAGGCACATAATCATTGTCTTTAATGTATTCGTAAATTACAGGTACTTCTGTTAGCGGTACAAAAACAGAGTGAATCGCTTGCTCGATAAAGTGAATTGCTAATAAATCTTGTTCTATTCCGGCACTTTGCGGAATAATAATCTGATTCAGTGCAGTTAAACCGCTTATCTCCGGAACGGTTTGATTTTGCGTTATATTATGCCATTTAATAAAATCATTAATCTGACTTCTTAAAAGTTTACTGTCAGGAACCGGGAAATGGTAATTTTCTTCCGAAACATTTTCGGGAGGATAAGTTGTATAATTAGCAACATTCTGAAGTCCGTCAAAGTCCAGTAAGTTCTGCCATCTGTTAGTAAAGTAAGCTTCATTATTTCCACCAAGTTTACTAAGTTCTTCACGAATTACTTTTATAGTTGCAGTTTCATATAAAACATTCAATAAAGCATCGTCACTCGCCCTGTAATGCAGCATTCCGTATGGCTTGTGCGTATATCTGGTTGTAAAGGTGTAAGTTGATCTGTTAAAAAAGTCAGGT is a window of Flavobacterium crocinum DNA encoding:
- a CDS encoding DUF5977 domain-containing protein, which translates into the protein MEYYNIARSMTAAKNDCAAGVMGTSVTLTANANKFVSTVSVEDANAKADAWLAANVQAYANNAGSCRITAWRGVNPSCVVEPTVTLSPFNYMVIRYKWALGAGQDFDTYTGIINSGTSLDNKWMGWGHGFDNEIPANAIAANSYIMWAGDNQKANGVEACLVNFSKITSDYPNLNTVQVRMAGSWYDAVGTGNIDVEIVTYLGGTMEKSGYDIINVGGTLVDQKNFSKKVPIQGKNLAKNIEAVTNLGYITYIKDSSTGQIVIKY
- a CDS encoding DUF5977 domain-containing protein; translated protein: MGNTGYKSFAALELYYVDDGTPTGQPTKPNVVTDPDYIAPVLDTVTCAPSTRYYSVEKKLSAKRNNCGSGYTGSTVTLTSYPNQFFSTVSLADANAQADAWLAANVQTYANNAGKCEVTYTPPTGGGGGGSGCLVEGTLITLPDGTTKPIEELTLDQLLLSVEIETLQDTNNTEELYKWSSTDLSENRIVSPITKLTHKIAYETIIVNDGLFEATPTHLQLVQRDGFWRFIPLGDIQLGDNLYTINQEIIPVTAVTVNLEKRNIYPMTLNPFHTFFANGILTHNYKQAIDTDY
- a CDS encoding BspA family leucine-rich repeat surface protein, with protein sequence MNPLLFYEYGLSKTTPALPFVSTWKTDNVSSGSSNALQVKLPLINTGTYAFTVDWGDGTSNYITSYNQAQTLHTYTSSGNYTIKITGTCKGWRFGTWGDRLKILSISSWGELKLGTDEGWYFAGCTNLDLSDVSDVLNLAETTSLAYCFSSCTSLSTVNKMDEWNTSSVVFMNSMLSGASAFNQNIGSWNTSAVSDMNNMFTSAALFNQNISLWNVSNVTNFAYTFYGALTFNQNLGAWDVTKVISFAGMFQNAIVFNNGESSDINNWVLNTSNPVNMTYMFRGASLFNQPLNNWNTSAVENMSAMFYLDKAFNQPLNNWDTSSVKDMSAMFSECINFNQNIGIWNVSKVTNFFSMFKSANAFNNGGSSNINGWVLNLNGSVNLANMFESAITFNQPLNNWNTSTVTNMGYMFASAKAFNQPLNNWNTSAVTNMAGMFYWASTFNQNLGSWDVGNVKSFQEMFGSALAFNNGGSPDINNWNTTNCTDISYMFQSTYVFNQPIGNWNTSSVTNMRALFNANTYFNQPLNNWNTSLVKDMSYTFSNASSFNQSLYNWNTSNVTNMSNMFGYGSFNQDISMWNISKVLDFQGFMANRRSSLSTLNLDALYNGWSSRPVQPGITITFGLNKRTSASDTGKAILTGAPNNWIISDGGI
- a CDS encoding tail fiber domain-containing protein; amino-acid sequence: MSTNHNRIKVADLEKNEQNKILTTNSNGELEFSDINSIKIESYNALDYIVAGKALDARQGKVLKDLIDDANEVLASDNVDLNTLQKLGDAIETVRTSLNTVSNDISNIQASNYNALDYIHPGKMLDARQGKVLKDLIDDANELLTSDNADLNTLQKLGDALEMLRNSLSTILVNDLTTGGTTKALTAEMGKILQNNKVDKVSGKSLLSDTEITRLGTLSNYVHPANHPASIITQDSGNRFVSDAEKASWNSKQSALGYTAENASNKNIANGYAGLGADGKLISSQLPAITVNDTFVIASEAAMLALTAETGDIAVRTDLSKSFILKGSNSASLNDWQELLTPTSEVTKVFGRNGAVTAQAGDYNADQITETGSRRFQTPSQQANNDATSSIQTQLDSKPSTTGSGASGTWGINITGNANTLGGLDSSSFMKSKNENGYYGMARASDGDTSDWIRTTVNGLIPYQSGNSGSLGTSSWNFNSIYGATIYENNVSLSSKYLGINDNAKTATTLSSNRYNWLTNGVSSTVVGQLSWNNYGNNHTIFDASSGLSPDNSPVSNSNSQQAWTPSYPSLMGWNGTYTYGLRVDSSRISDRSQRANGNFYIDDDYGNGIVGIYSPTRYQGIYAMGDSFKLSNDGTSTNNCYGLSWTHSNVGGESKPGLSHQLLVLEAGVTKTAIGTGLWTSGAVTTTQSSIAGNFGALNLWAGGSYPTLFSSHPDRWTMYANPHICYTENGQNGFTGSMTGATLRFAGDPNASSNWDVGIGTNNVGRDSFSIGRNGSSYFRLSPSSGNADFSMSVVAPAFYGSGNGLTGTAGSLNIGGNAETATSSRRIAFTDGPRTLSDRLPNTFARSVNFDFVNSAVVGGSGNYGGVMTFSPWDGTTSSTGDSSYQLAFRNETGVNGSGLPGLRLRKGIDTTWNGWYDILHSGNYSAYSAFSGAITGSSLNVTGDVTAFSDARVKENIRPIESVIERIQASRGVVYDRIDNEQKDNIGFIAQELEENFPELVLTREDGTKAVKYQNAVAVLFEAVKQQQLQLEEQDKKLKFIIKHLNLNE